Proteins from a single region of Trichoplusia ni isolate ovarian cell line Hi5 chromosome 3, tn1, whole genome shotgun sequence:
- the LOC113508817 gene encoding uncharacterized protein LOC113508817, whose protein sequence is MTQNNALAQFITALISVTPQSPPLARGGRSFKMCSSFLDSEAILLGNEQWIQLDQKWGEPVDLETDEELPSQLKPVFSTLDLMKTTFDSSFMFKKVRRKVGRRLSKAGVLDYKDFLQDLQEKKQPKDFYYINGQILSAASVEEICDTIDDIFKSVEKLSSATSTVRKNPFPDKISCSISIDDLSFDDTPSQKETSEGGVDRFIDEAFEKLNHLSNMPLDDEATRASVTTLVRRFSSILRSPGVNCSPRRQRQCCNNFKELAEFWKTQAFNNEETRH, encoded by the coding sequence ATGACCCAAAACAATGCGCTAGCGCAGTTTATAACCGCGTTAATCTCAGTCACACCTCAGTCACCGCCGCTTGCCCGAGGTGGAAGGTCGTTCAAAATGTGCAGTTCATTCCTAGATTCCGAAGCGATATTACTAGGCAACGAGCAATGGATACAGCTCGACCAAAAGTGGGGGGAACCAGTAGACTTGGAAACAGATGAAGAATTACCATCACAACTCAAACCGGTCTTCAGCACTTTGGACTTAATGAAAACTACCTTCGATTCTTCGTTCATGTTCAAAAAAGTACGAAGAAAAGTTGGCAGAAGACTTTCAAAAGCGGGAGTGCTGGACTACAAGGACTTTCTGCAGGACCTTCAAGAGAAGAAACAACCAAAGGACTTTTATTACATCAATGGACAGATTCTATCAGCAGCATCAGTGGAAGAGATTTGCGATACCATAGACGACATCTTCAAATCAGTCGAGAAGCTGTCTTCAGCGACCAGTACTGTTCGCAAGAATCCATTCCCAGACAAGATCAGCTGCAGCATTTCCATCGATGATCTCTCCTTTGACGACACTCCATCTCAAAAGGAAACAAGTGAAGGTGGTGTGGACAGGTTCATCGACGAAGCGTTTGAGAAACTGAACCATCTGTCAAATATGCCTCTAGATGATGAAGCGACAAGGGCATCGGTGACGACGCTCGTAAGAAGGTTTAGTTCAATCCTGCGCAGTCCGGGGGTCAACTGCAGTCCCCGTCGACAGCGGCAGTGTTGCAACAACTTCAAAGAATTAGCTGAGTTTTGGAAAACTCAGGCTTTTAACAATGAGGAAACAAGACATTAG